In one window of Flavobacterium ginsengisoli DNA:
- the rocD gene encoding ornithine--oxo-acid transaminase: MISTEKALSSKSEILIEKENKYGAHNYHPLPVVLERGEGVYVWDVDGKKYYDFLSAYSAVNQGHCHPKIVNAMVEQAQKLTLTSRAFYNDKLGNYEEYVTKYFGFDKVLPMNTGAEAVETALKISRKWAYEVKGIPENQAQIIVCENNFHGRTTTIISFSNDETARKNFGPFTDGFIKIEYDNLEALEKALNSSKNIAGFLVEPIQGEAGVYVPSEGYLAKAKALCEKHNVLFIADEVQTGIARTGKLLAVHHENVQPDVLILGKAISGGVYPVSAVLCNDEIMNVIKPGQHGSTFGGNPVAAAVAIAALEVIKDEKLAENAERLGVILRDGLNKIAEKNNLITLVRGKGLLNAIVINTDEESDLAWEICLKFRDNGLLAKPTHGNKIRLAPPLVMTEEQIKECLEIIEKSLNEFK, encoded by the coding sequence ATGATAAGTACAGAAAAAGCACTTTCGTCAAAATCAGAAATTTTGATTGAAAAAGAGAATAAATACGGAGCTCATAATTACCATCCGCTTCCGGTAGTTTTGGAGCGTGGAGAAGGAGTATACGTTTGGGATGTTGACGGTAAAAAATATTATGATTTTTTATCTGCTTATTCTGCAGTAAATCAAGGTCATTGCCATCCAAAAATTGTGAATGCAATGGTAGAACAAGCTCAGAAACTTACTTTGACTTCTCGTGCTTTTTACAATGATAAATTAGGAAATTACGAAGAATATGTAACCAAATATTTTGGTTTCGATAAAGTTCTTCCAATGAATACAGGGGCAGAAGCGGTTGAAACTGCTTTGAAAATTTCTAGAAAATGGGCTTATGAAGTAAAAGGAATTCCAGAAAATCAGGCACAAATTATTGTGTGTGAAAATAACTTTCACGGAAGAACAACTACTATTATTTCATTTTCAAACGATGAAACAGCTCGTAAAAACTTCGGACCTTTTACTGATGGTTTCATTAAAATTGAATACGATAATTTAGAAGCACTTGAAAAGGCTTTAAATTCATCAAAAAATATCGCTGGATTTTTAGTTGAACCAATTCAAGGCGAAGCAGGAGTTTATGTTCCTTCTGAAGGATATTTAGCGAAAGCGAAAGCCCTTTGCGAAAAACATAATGTATTATTTATTGCCGATGAAGTTCAAACAGGAATTGCTCGTACAGGAAAACTTTTAGCAGTTCATCACGAAAATGTACAGCCAGATGTTTTGATTTTAGGAAAAGCAATTTCTGGTGGAGTTTATCCAGTTTCTGCAGTTTTGTGTAATGATGAAATCATGAATGTTATCAAACCTGGACAACACGGATCTACTTTTGGAGGAAATCCTGTCGCAGCTGCTGTTGCAATTGCGGCTCTTGAGGTTATTAAAGACGAAAAACTAGCTGAAAATGCAGAACGTCTTGGCGTTATTTTAAGAGACGGATTAAATAAAATCGCTGAAAAAAACAACTTAATTACGCTAGTTCGTGGAAAAGGTCTTTTGAATGCAATTGTAATCAATACAGACGAAGAATCGGATCTGGCTTGGGAAATCTGTTTGAAATTTAGAGATAACGGATTATTGGCAAAACCAACTCACGGAAACAAAATCAGACTGGCTCCGCCTTTGGTTATGACGGAAGAACAAATAAAAGAATGTCTTGAGATTATTGAGAAATCTTTGAATGAATTTAAATAA
- a CDS encoding arylsulfatase: protein MNTKLKNILLSFLLSGTGCIYDLNAQNNASKPNIVLILVDDMGYSDLGNYGSEISTPNLDRLAKEGTRLREFYNNSICAPTRASLLTGQYQHKAGVGFFDVNLGLPAYQGYLNKESLTLGEVFRSGGYSTLLSGKWHVGSEDQAQWPNQRGFDKFYGILKGASNYFDTKPLPFGKTPYPVKLIRNNEELHPKDDSYYFTDEIGNNAVTFLDEQNKENKPFFLYLAFTAPHWPLQAKPVDIAKYRGKFDEGWDILREKRIKKLKENGILLPDQTIAPRDPEVPEWNKLTYDEKQFWKAKMEVYAAMVDNMDQNVGKVLDKLKALKKDKNTLIIFISDNGAQGGFNTYNPLGRGLVRNDGPIGTSGSFDYQEQNWAYLSNTPLQDYKNNMHEGGFSSPFIAWYPSKIKAGRIDKGTGHIIDLAPTFYELAGIKYPKNLNGVNSNPLAGKSLLPVLFDNVSEVNRGAPLFWERAGNRAVREGKWKLVSIYPSYQWELYDLEKDRGETTNVARSKSWNCK, encoded by the coding sequence ATGAATACCAAACTAAAAAACATTTTACTTTCTTTCCTTCTCTCAGGAACAGGATGTATTTACGATTTAAATGCTCAGAATAATGCATCAAAACCTAACATCGTTTTGATTTTGGTTGACGACATGGGCTATTCGGATTTAGGAAATTACGGATCTGAAATTAGTACGCCAAACCTTGACCGGTTGGCAAAAGAAGGAACTCGTCTACGCGAATTTTACAATAACTCTATCTGTGCACCAACAAGAGCTTCTTTACTAACGGGACAATATCAGCATAAAGCGGGAGTTGGCTTTTTTGACGTCAATTTAGGACTGCCAGCTTATCAAGGATATTTAAACAAAGAATCTTTAACATTAGGAGAAGTTTTCCGTTCGGGCGGGTACAGTACCCTTTTATCAGGAAAATGGCATGTTGGTTCAGAAGATCAAGCCCAATGGCCAAATCAAAGAGGTTTCGATAAATTTTATGGCATCTTAAAAGGAGCTTCCAATTATTTTGACACCAAACCTTTGCCTTTCGGAAAAACGCCTTATCCAGTAAAATTAATTCGCAATAACGAGGAATTGCACCCAAAAGATGATTCCTATTATTTTACAGATGAAATTGGAAATAACGCTGTTACTTTTTTAGACGAACAAAATAAAGAAAACAAACCTTTCTTCTTATACTTAGCTTTTACTGCTCCGCACTGGCCATTACAGGCAAAACCCGTTGATATTGCAAAATACAGAGGGAAATTTGATGAAGGTTGGGACATTTTAAGAGAAAAAAGAATCAAAAAATTAAAAGAAAACGGAATTTTACTACCAGACCAAACTATTGCCCCGAGAGATCCAGAAGTTCCAGAATGGAATAAACTGACTTATGATGAAAAACAATTCTGGAAAGCAAAAATGGAAGTTTATGCCGCAATGGTAGATAATATGGATCAGAATGTGGGCAAAGTTTTAGATAAACTGAAAGCACTTAAAAAAGACAAAAACACACTGATTATTTTTATTTCTGATAATGGTGCTCAAGGCGGATTCAATACTTACAATCCCTTAGGAAGAGGTTTGGTTAGAAATGATGGACCTATTGGAACTTCGGGATCATTTGATTATCAGGAACAAAACTGGGCCTATTTATCGAATACTCCATTACAGGATTATAAAAACAATATGCATGAAGGAGGTTTTAGTTCACCGTTTATAGCTTGGTATCCTTCAAAAATTAAAGCCGGAAGAATTGACAAAGGAACAGGTCATATTATTGACCTTGCTCCTACTTTCTACGAATTGGCAGGAATTAAATATCCTAAAAATCTAAATGGAGTAAATTCTAATCCGCTTGCTGGCAAAAGTCTGTTGCCTGTTTTATTTGACAATGTTTCTGAAGTAAACAGAGGCGCACCGTTATTTTGGGAAAGAGCCGGAAACAGAGCCGTAAGAGAAGGAAAATGGAAATTGGTCTCTATTTATCCGTCATACCAATGGGAGCTTTATGATCTTGAAAAAGACCGAGGCGAAACAACAAATGTTGCTCGCTCAAAATCCTGGAATTGTAAATGA
- a CDS encoding YeiH family protein has translation MSTSTKFTIHEDWTVVILGFLIIGISLFIFLPEVPFFKWTNGTDLINNVFEIKNLQTIGLQFIYFLLIGIIGTFLVGKSVRNFILAFPIIYFLTLIALILAGNAKIKALNLEAVIFSLIIGLIIGNLFKLPEWFRSALSTELFVKIGLVLLGSTVIFSDILKAGSLGLIQALVVVLSVWYFAFWLCRKLKIDDELTLMISSAVSICGVSAAIATSGAIKGDSKKLSYVISIVLVTAIPMMIFMPMIAKYFNFPEEVTGAWLGGSIDTSGAVVASGTLVGETALKISTIVKFSQNVLLGIVAFAISIYWTYTHNKSGEALESKPSLYVIWERFPKFVIGFIGASIVFSFFITPETRETVKESLKNIQGLWFALAFTSIGLETNFKDLLQNNSKKPLITFLIAQLFNIIITLIIAFLLFSK, from the coding sequence ATGTCAACCTCAACAAAATTTACTATTCACGAAGATTGGACCGTCGTAATTCTCGGTTTTCTCATTATCGGAATTTCACTTTTTATTTTTCTGCCAGAAGTTCCCTTTTTTAAATGGACAAACGGAACAGACTTAATAAACAATGTTTTCGAAATCAAAAACCTTCAAACTATAGGGTTGCAATTTATTTATTTCCTTTTAATTGGAATTATCGGAACTTTTTTAGTTGGAAAATCAGTTAGGAATTTCATTCTTGCATTTCCAATAATTTATTTCCTTACCTTAATTGCGCTAATTCTTGCCGGAAATGCAAAAATCAAAGCATTAAATCTGGAAGCAGTTATTTTCAGTTTAATAATCGGATTAATAATTGGAAATTTATTCAAACTTCCAGAATGGTTTCGTTCTGCTTTATCAACTGAGCTTTTTGTCAAAATTGGCTTGGTTTTATTAGGCTCGACTGTTATTTTTTCAGACATTCTAAAAGCAGGATCTTTAGGGTTAATTCAAGCTTTGGTTGTTGTTTTATCTGTCTGGTATTTTGCCTTTTGGCTTTGCCGAAAATTAAAAATTGATGATGAATTGACTTTGATGATTTCGAGTGCTGTTTCTATCTGTGGCGTTTCGGCAGCGATTGCAACTTCTGGAGCCATAAAAGGAGATTCTAAAAAATTATCTTATGTAATTTCTATCGTTTTGGTCACAGCCATTCCAATGATGATTTTTATGCCAATGATTGCCAAATACTTTAATTTTCCTGAAGAAGTTACAGGAGCTTGGCTCGGAGGAAGCATTGATACTTCTGGCGCCGTGGTTGCTTCTGGAACTTTGGTTGGCGAAACGGCATTAAAAATCAGTACTATTGTAAAGTTTTCTCAAAATGTTTTATTAGGAATTGTTGCTTTTGCCATTTCTATTTATTGGACTTATACGCACAACAAATCGGGAGAAGCTTTAGAATCAAAACCATCACTTTATGTCATCTGGGAACGTTTTCCAAAATTTGTTATTGGGTTTATTGGCGCCTCTATAGTTTTCTCTTTTTTCATTACACCCGAAACTCGAGAAACTGTCAAGGAAAGTTTAAAAAATATTCAGGGCCTTTGGTTTGCTTTGGCCTTTACAAGTATTGGTCTAGAAACCAATTTCAAAGATCTGCTTCAAAACAATAGCAAAAAACCTTTGATTACTTTCTTAATCGCACAGTTATTTAATATCATCATTACACTTATCATTGCTTTTTTACTCTTTAGCAAATAA
- a CDS encoding sulfatase-like hydrolase/transferase — MHLRAICSPSRAGLITGRYQERFGHEYQPGDRYPKNNLEYYGFKYLIKTDNWRLNDKINYPNEASIATQGLPKSEITFADLAKRQGYSTAIIGKWHLGHNKGFFPLDRGFDYHYGFYQAFSLYTPEDDNPDIINHHHKDFTDKTIWGKGRVGIGQIRRDSTIIDEKEYLTEKFADEAEAFIDKNKNKPFLLYLPFNAPHTPFQVRKKYYDRFPNVKDENKRVYFAMISALDDAVGRIREKVKKEGLEDHTLIIFASDNGGADYTFATTNAPLKGGKFSHFEGGINVPFSLSWKGKIKPHTIYKTPVSTLDIFTTIAAAIGSDLPKDRVYDGVDLVKTVNENTVAHKDLYWRSGDAKAVRSGDWKLIISGKTHEKWLYNLASDKSETKDLAQQNPQKVKELETALQTWEKGLIKPLWPNLTYYEFDFGKQKYFVDL, encoded by the coding sequence ATGCATCTGCGAGCAATTTGCTCGCCTTCACGCGCTGGATTAATTACAGGAAGATATCAGGAACGTTTTGGTCATGAATATCAGCCAGGTGATCGCTATCCAAAAAACAATTTGGAATATTACGGTTTTAAATATTTAATTAAAACAGACAATTGGAGATTAAATGATAAAATCAATTATCCAAATGAAGCTTCAATTGCAACACAAGGACTTCCAAAATCAGAAATCACATTTGCCGATTTAGCTAAAAGACAAGGTTACAGCACTGCAATAATCGGGAAATGGCACTTGGGTCACAACAAAGGATTTTTCCCTTTAGATCGCGGTTTCGATTATCATTACGGGTTTTATCAAGCTTTCTCACTTTATACGCCTGAAGATGATAATCCAGATATTATCAATCATCATCACAAAGATTTTACCGATAAAACGATTTGGGGCAAAGGACGAGTTGGAATTGGCCAAATTAGACGAGATTCTACTATTATCGATGAAAAAGAATATTTAACTGAAAAGTTTGCTGACGAAGCCGAAGCCTTTATTGATAAAAATAAAAATAAGCCTTTTTTACTTTATCTTCCGTTTAATGCGCCTCACACTCCTTTTCAAGTTCGCAAAAAATATTACGATCGTTTTCCGAATGTTAAAGACGAAAACAAACGTGTTTATTTTGCTATGATCAGCGCTTTGGATGATGCCGTTGGGCGAATTCGAGAAAAAGTCAAAAAAGAAGGTTTAGAAGATCATACTTTAATCATTTTTGCAAGTGACAATGGTGGTGCCGATTATACTTTTGCTACAACAAATGCTCCTTTAAAAGGTGGGAAATTTTCTCATTTTGAAGGCGGAATTAATGTTCCGTTTTCACTTTCGTGGAAAGGAAAAATCAAACCTCATACAATTTACAAAACACCTGTAAGCACTTTAGATATTTTTACAACAATTGCCGCAGCTATTGGTTCTGATTTACCTAAAGACAGAGTTTATGACGGTGTTGATTTAGTAAAAACAGTAAATGAAAACACAGTAGCGCACAAAGATTTGTATTGGCGTTCTGGTGATGCAAAAGCGGTTCGAAGTGGTGATTGGAAATTAATCATTAGCGGAAAAACGCATGAAAAATGGCTTTATAATCTGGCTTCAGATAAATCGGAAACAAAAGATTTAGCACAACAAAATCCGCAGAAAGTAAAAGAATTAGAAACAGCTTTACAAACTTGGGAAAAAGGTTTAATAAAACCGCTTTGGCCTAATTTGACTTATTATGAATTTGACTTTGGCAAACAAAAATACTTTGTCGATTTGTAA
- a CDS encoding sulfatase-like hydrolase/transferase, with product MASKPKDSVSGKKTNVIIILADDLGKYDISLYGGKTTPTPQIDSLVASGVTFTDGYASASNLLAFTRWINYRKISGTFWS from the coding sequence TTGGCTTCAAAACCTAAAGATTCCGTTTCCGGAAAAAAGACCAATGTCATTATTATCCTTGCTGATGATTTAGGCAAATATGATATTTCGCTCTACGGCGGAAAAACGACTCCTACTCCGCAGATCGATTCTTTGGTCGCTTCGGGAGTTACTTTTACTGATGGATATGCATCTGCGAGCAATTTGCTCGCCTTCACGCGCTGGATTAATTACAGGAAGATATCAGGAACGTTTTGGTCATGA
- a CDS encoding thioredoxin domain-containing protein — MKNHFLKISITAIALLWVIVAFSQNEIHNSLSLDSFYSKIKSQKSPQIVDARTSEEFALNHIEGAVNFNLQSENYIQSVSKLDKSKPVFIYSIGAGRSVALEKELLKNGFSEAYSLEGGIANWIGNGKPFYSNLKSKLSLAEFNKIIADNKTVLVDIGSKYCAPCKKVKPILETIRSEYGTNLKILEIELEDSPQVIADLKTVRVFPTLILYENGKIIFKKEGINDLKNEIDVALASK, encoded by the coding sequence ATGAAAAATCATTTTTTAAAAATCAGTATAACAGCAATTGCCCTTTTATGGGTAATTGTCGCTTTTTCGCAAAATGAAATTCATAATTCATTATCTTTAGATTCATTTTATTCGAAAATAAAAAGCCAAAAGAGTCCGCAGATTGTTGATGCGAGAACGTCCGAAGAATTTGCTTTAAACCATATCGAAGGCGCTGTAAATTTTAATCTTCAATCTGAAAATTACATACAATCTGTTTCAAAACTTGATAAATCTAAACCTGTTTTTATTTATTCTATAGGAGCAGGAAGAAGTGTTGCTCTAGAAAAAGAATTGCTAAAAAATGGTTTCTCAGAAGCTTACAGTTTAGAAGGCGGAATTGCTAACTGGATTGGAAATGGAAAACCTTTTTATTCGAATCTAAAAAGCAAATTATCATTGGCAGAATTCAATAAAATTATTGCCGATAATAAAACTGTTCTAGTAGATATTGGTTCCAAATATTGCGCGCCTTGTAAAAAAGTAAAACCCATTTTAGAAACTATCCGATCGGAATACGGAACCAATTTAAAGATCTTAGAAATCGAGTTAGAAGACAGTCCGCAAGTTATTGCCGATTTAAAAACCGTAAGAGTTTTTCCGACTTTGATTTTATACGAAAATGGAAAAATTATTTTTAAGAAAGAAGGCATCAACGATTTGAAAAATGAGATTGATGTTGCGTTGGCTTCGAAATAG
- a CDS encoding sterol desaturase family protein: protein MAIVQKEKLTRDLTISFFIYSLPVVAIYLYFKLTGGAISQSHITLPSFLEFAQPVFANIRTWGLTVFMLVLGVIEFATGLYDDEWTGEERKIDIVCFLAPKLLLPPVIAFFSLTALPYLLPNLANSLSWVPFWGGFFLIAIADDLTQYWYHRLHHQVPFLWRFHRTHHSAPYMGMAMASRQNFIYTVFFSQIYLTATLTYLGLGLPALFVLVIKSFITLGAHSSIKWDKPFYKYKILHPIAWVLERLISTPATHHAHHADTSGDGVGHFKGNFGNMFFIWDVIFGTGLITRKYPESYGTKSYKQEEWYAQFLWPIFKSKKEGSSLSEGVLSLPLKPKAVTEETPKPVLEQV, encoded by the coding sequence ATGGCAATAGTTCAAAAAGAAAAATTAACGAGAGACTTAACAATAAGTTTCTTCATTTATTCATTGCCTGTAGTGGCAATTTACCTTTATTTTAAATTAACTGGAGGAGCGATAAGTCAGTCGCATATTACACTTCCATCATTTTTAGAATTTGCACAGCCTGTCTTTGCCAACATCAGAACTTGGGGATTAACTGTTTTTATGCTAGTTCTTGGCGTAATCGAATTTGCGACTGGTTTGTATGATGACGAATGGACAGGCGAAGAACGTAAAATAGATATTGTTTGTTTCCTAGCTCCAAAATTGCTTTTACCTCCTGTAATTGCTTTTTTTAGTTTAACAGCTTTGCCTTATTTGTTGCCAAATTTGGCTAATTCATTATCATGGGTTCCGTTTTGGGGAGGCTTTTTCTTAATCGCCATTGCAGACGATTTAACGCAATATTGGTATCATAGATTGCATCATCAGGTTCCGTTTTTATGGCGTTTTCATAGAACGCATCACTCTGCTCCATATATGGGAATGGCTATGGCTTCTAGACAAAACTTTATTTATACCGTTTTCTTTTCTCAAATTTATTTGACAGCGACTTTAACGTATTTAGGTTTAGGACTTCCGGCTTTATTTGTTCTGGTAATCAAAAGCTTTATCACTTTGGGAGCGCATTCAAGCATTAAATGGGATAAACCTTTTTACAAATACAAAATATTACATCCAATTGCTTGGGTTTTAGAAAGACTTATTTCTACTCCAGCAACGCATCATGCACATCATGCTGATACAAGCGGAGACGGTGTTGGGCATTTTAAAGGAAACTTTGGAAACATGTTTTTTATCTGGGATGTCATTTTTGGAACAGGATTAATTACCCGTAAATATCCAGAATCGTATGGAACAAAATCATACAAACAAGAAGAATGGTACGCACAGTTTTTATGGCCAATTTTTAAATCTAAAAAAGAAGGAAGTTCACTTTCTGAAGGAGTATTATCACTTCCTTTAAAACCTAAAGCAGTTACTGAAGAAACTCCTAAACCAGTTTTAGAACAAGTATAA
- a CDS encoding arylsulfatase codes for MKKFKNSITFKSPKKGLLVTAFLIAQLGVAQEKTEFKGVIGKTLADSKEYWPEPVTAPKGAPNIVWILLDDVGFGASSTFGGLINTPTFDNLANNGLRYTNFHTTAICAPTRAALLTGRNSGRVHVSGFSHTILSAGFPGWDGRIPSDKGTIAEILRDNGYNTFAVGKYGVTPDEDATDAGPFDRWPTGKGFDHFYGFLGSQTDQYNPDLVEDQTHIKPDGRHLNELITDKAISYIQKQQKAAPGKPFFLYYAPGAVHAPHQVAEKWVEPYKGKFDEGWDVYREKVLANQKKLGIFPQNAGLPDRNALITEWKKLTPDQKKVYARFMEVYAGFLTYTDYEIGRVVDYLKQSGQLDNTLIFVAIGDNGASKEGTLQGTINQSLFAQGKTDEENFQSNLNNIGEIGTAKGLNTNYPLGWAQATNAPFKNWKQDAHSEGGTRNPLIVFYPNGIKDKGGIRNQYSHVTDLLPTTLAIAGIKAPEYIKGIKQDIIQGSSFQASLDNPKAESLHKVQYYYIFGNRAIYKDGWKASAAHLPDSFAVKKSLGSNEKPAPSNFDTDVWELYNLNEDFNERNNLAKKYPEKLAELQKLFDEQAKENNVYPLIDWQDVYNRRIHNTGADKGKTVSDLIKQATKPGGTNN; via the coding sequence ATGAAAAAATTTAAAAATAGCATTACATTCAAAAGTCCGAAAAAAGGGCTTTTGGTTACAGCTTTCCTTATTGCACAATTAGGAGTAGCACAGGAAAAAACAGAATTTAAAGGTGTAATCGGTAAAACTTTAGCTGATTCTAAAGAATATTGGCCAGAACCTGTAACGGCTCCAAAAGGCGCTCCGAATATTGTTTGGATTCTTTTGGACGACGTTGGATTTGGAGCTTCAAGTACTTTTGGAGGTTTAATCAACACTCCTACTTTTGATAATCTTGCTAATAACGGACTTCGTTATACTAACTTTCACACAACAGCAATTTGTGCTCCTACCCGTGCTGCTTTATTGACAGGTAGAAATTCAGGAAGAGTTCACGTAAGCGGATTTTCTCACACTATTTTATCTGCCGGTTTCCCAGGTTGGGACGGAAGAATTCCTTCTGATAAAGGAACAATTGCAGAGATTTTACGTGACAATGGCTACAACACTTTTGCAGTTGGAAAATATGGTGTTACACCAGACGAAGATGCTACAGATGCGGGTCCGTTTGACAGATGGCCGACAGGAAAAGGTTTCGATCATTTCTACGGATTCTTAGGTTCGCAAACCGATCAATACAATCCTGATTTGGTAGAAGATCAAACTCATATTAAACCTGATGGACGCCACTTAAATGAATTGATTACAGACAAAGCCATCAGTTATATTCAAAAACAGCAAAAAGCGGCACCGGGAAAACCATTCTTCTTGTACTATGCGCCTGGAGCAGTTCATGCGCCTCATCAAGTAGCTGAAAAATGGGTTGAACCGTACAAAGGAAAATTTGATGAAGGTTGGGATGTTTACCGTGAAAAAGTATTAGCCAACCAAAAGAAATTGGGAATATTTCCTCAAAATGCAGGACTGCCAGATCGTAACGCTTTAATTACAGAATGGAAAAAATTAACTCCAGACCAAAAGAAAGTATATGCAAGATTCATGGAAGTTTACGCTGGATTCTTAACCTATACCGATTATGAAATTGGACGAGTTGTGGATTATTTAAAACAAAGCGGACAATTGGATAATACTTTAATTTTTGTTGCCATTGGTGATAACGGAGCCAGTAAAGAAGGAACTTTGCAAGGAACAATCAATCAGAGTTTGTTTGCTCAAGGAAAAACAGACGAAGAAAATTTCCAAAGCAATTTAAACAATATTGGAGAAATCGGAACTGCTAAAGGATTAAATACGAATTATCCTTTAGGATGGGCTCAGGCTACCAATGCTCCTTTCAAAAACTGGAAACAAGATGCACATTCAGAAGGAGGAACTCGTAACCCGTTGATTGTATTTTATCCAAACGGAATTAAAGATAAAGGCGGAATCAGAAATCAATACAGCCACGTAACCGATTTACTTCCTACAACTTTGGCTATTGCAGGAATTAAAGCGCCAGAATATATCAAAGGAATCAAACAAGATATCATTCAAGGTTCTTCTTTCCAAGCCTCTTTAGATAATCCGAAAGCAGAATCATTGCATAAAGTTCAGTATTACTACATCTTCGGAAATAGAGCTATTTATAAAGACGGATGGAAAGCTTCTGCAGCACATTTACCAGATTCTTTTGCTGTGAAAAAATCTCTAGGAAGCAATGAGAAACCTGCTCCAAGCAATTTCGATACAGATGTTTGGGAATTGTATAACCTAAACGAGGATTTCAACGAACGTAATAATCTGGCGAAAAAATATCCTGAAAAACTAGCTGAGCTTCAAAAATTATTTGACGAACAAGCAAAAGAAAACAATGTGTACCCATTGATTGATTGGCAGGACGTTTACAACAGAAGAATCCATAACACAGGAGCTGATAAAGGAAAAACAGTTTCTGACTTAATCAAACAGGCTACTAAACCTGGAGGAACCAATAACTAA
- a CDS encoding RagB/SusD family nutrient uptake outer membrane protein, with product MKKIIITFLLSAGLLASCADLEVTPTSFVTEDNYFVTQDDAVASVTAVYASLSLDPGEQSLFGRNLYFLTDMGSDYAAAGVSATNPQVRAMSSLTHDATNDRVQVAWRQIYNGINRANVSIDNISKVSGSEVIKTRLINEAKFIRGLLYFQAVRLWGGVPIVLHESTSINLGDLKTNRSTVDEVYNQIIKDLTDAEALPKTYTAADAGRATSGAAKAILAKVYLTRKDWPNAIAKSREVINGGYGYALFEDFQDIFTKTKKNGKEHIFSVQFEPNQAGNGSSGSTFQATSFTGFTATEPADIISDVALFYDIYAPGDKRRDVSYAKQLLNPSTGTLYTFPKPIFKKYLDLSNLATPSNVAINFPVIRYADILLSLAEAINEQGGPTAEAYELINQVRRRAFGKDITTPDASLDLSGLDQTSFRATIQEERKKEFVQEGQRWYDLVRWGTLVTEVKKVTAKNSVSERNNLYPIPQSERNINPDGLPQNPGY from the coding sequence ATGAAAAAGATCATTATAACATTCCTTTTAAGTGCCGGCCTATTGGCATCGTGCGCTGATCTAGAGGTAACACCTACCTCTTTTGTAACCGAAGACAATTATTTTGTCACTCAAGATGATGCCGTTGCAAGTGTAACTGCCGTTTACGCTTCTTTAAGCCTTGATCCAGGTGAGCAAAGTTTGTTTGGAAGAAACCTTTATTTCTTGACCGATATGGGATCTGATTATGCAGCTGCAGGAGTTTCTGCAACAAATCCGCAGGTTAGAGCAATGAGCAGTTTAACGCATGATGCAACTAATGACCGTGTTCAGGTAGCTTGGAGACAAATTTATAACGGAATCAATAGAGCCAATGTTTCTATTGATAATATATCGAAAGTTTCTGGTTCTGAAGTAATCAAAACTAGATTAATTAATGAAGCTAAATTTATTAGAGGACTATTATATTTTCAGGCAGTTCGTCTTTGGGGCGGAGTTCCAATTGTTTTGCACGAATCTACTTCTATCAATTTGGGAGATTTAAAAACTAATCGTTCAACAGTTGACGAAGTTTACAATCAAATCATTAAAGATTTGACTGATGCCGAAGCTTTACCAAAAACCTATACTGCAGCAGATGCTGGGCGTGCTACTTCTGGTGCTGCAAAAGCAATTTTAGCCAAAGTGTATCTAACTAGAAAAGACTGGCCAAATGCGATTGCAAAATCTAGAGAAGTTATTAATGGAGGTTACGGCTATGCTTTGTTTGAAGATTTTCAAGACATTTTCACTAAAACAAAAAAGAACGGAAAAGAACATATTTTCTCGGTTCAATTTGAACCAAATCAAGCAGGAAATGGTTCTAGCGGAAGTACTTTTCAAGCAACTTCTTTTACTGGATTTACAGCGACTGAACCAGCAGATATTATATCAGACGTTGCTTTGTTTTATGATATTTATGCCCCTGGTGATAAAAGAAGAGATGTGAGTTATGCCAAACAATTGCTTAATCCGTCAACGGGAACACTTTACACTTTTCCGAAACCAATCTTCAAAAAATACTTGGATTTGTCTAATCTGGCAACACCTTCAAACGTAGCGATCAACTTTCCTGTTATTCGTTATGCGGACATTCTTTTGTCTTTAGCGGAAGCGATAAATGAACAAGGTGGACCAACTGCAGAAGCTTACGAATTAATTAATCAAGTACGTAGAAGAGCTTTTGGAAAAGATATTACAACTCCAGATGCATCTCTTGATTTATCTGGATTAGACCAAACTTCTTTTAGAGCAACAATTCAAGAAGAGCGCAAAAAAGAATTTGTTCAAGAAGGACAGCGTTGGTACGATTTGGTAAGATGGGGAACATTGGTTACCGAAGTGAAAAAAGTAACGGCTAAAAACTCGGTTTCAGAAAGAAATAATCTTTATCCGATTCCGCAAAGCGAAAGAAACATCAACCCTGATGGATTACCGCAAAACCCTGGATATTAA